GAAAGTGGCGAGGTTGGCGTTATTAAAAAAGAACATTTAGAACAACAATTATTAGAAAAGCCAGCCCTTGCATTTGAATTTATGAAATGGATGAGCGACCATTTTAGAAGGACGCAAACGAAATTCCGCGACTTAGTTCTTCATGGAAAAAAAGGCGCCCTTTACTCCACATTAATTCGAATGACAAATAGCTATGGAGTAAAACGTGATGACGGAAGCATTCTCATCAATATTCCATTAACAAATCAAGAACTCGCCAATTTCTGTGGTACCTCTAGGGAAGGTATTAATAGAATGCTCAGCGATCTACGAAAAGATAATATTATCACCATTAATAAAGGAAAAATCACAGTCCATGACCTCGCATTTTTAAAATCAGAAATTAATTGCGAGGATTGTCCACCAGAACTATGCAATATTGATTAGTTAAAGACTTCGTTTGCATCTAACATTATATTATTGTACGAAGTAAAAATTAAAAGTGAAGAACATCACTCTTTAGAAAAGCCGGCTGAAAAAAATCAGCCGGCTTTTTTCTACTTTGAAATACTTTCTTCTTTTTTGTTTCGTAATGCTTTCGGAATGTAGACACAAAATGGTTCACTTTCCAAATAATCACCTGTCATCGCATATGCTCTTGATCTAGAGCCGCCACAAACAAAACGAAATTCGCAAACACCACATTTTCCTTTATACATATCAGGATTTCGCAATGATGTAAAAACAGGTGATTCACGATATATTTCAGCGAGTGGTGTTTCACGAACATTTCCAGCTTTTACTGGTAAAAGACCGCTTGGGTAAACATCACCAACATGTGAGATAAACACGAAACCATTCCCGTCATTAACACCTTTAGGCGCTCGTCCTAAACCATCAATCGTGCCAGTTGCCCCCTTCATTAAAGCATCTTCATAATTAATATCATCATTATTTGTCATTTTTTCTCTCATCTTATTTTGGATAACAACTCTGCGATAATGCTGTGCTGCCGTCGTTTTAATATCAAATTTTACACGCTTACTTAAATTATAAAGCCATGTAAATACTTGCTCATGCTGTACAGGAGAAATCATATCAGACTCTTGGCCTCTGCCAGTTGGAACAAGGAAAAATACACTCCAAAGAACACAATCTAAATCTTCAACTAACTTCGCCATATCATCTAGTACATCTACGTTATATCTAGATATAACAGTATTGATTTGAATTGGAATTTCAAGTTCATGTAAATATTTAATAGCTTTCATCGTTAAATCAAAAGAGCCGCTGACGCCACGGAAGTGATCGTGAATTTCTGCAGTGGGCCCATCAATACTAAATGCCCATCTTGCAAGTCCAACTTCTTTCGCTTTTTCAATCGCCTCTTTTGTTACATTTGGAGTTGCACTAGGTGTCATCGAAACACGAACACCTTTTTTGATTGCATAATCAGCTATATCATAGACATCCTCACGCATTAACGGGTCTCCGCCGGTAAACACAAGCATTGGGTTGTCCATCTCGTATATTTGATCAATTAATTTCTTTCCTTCTTCAAATGAAAGTTCTCTTGGATCACGATGATATTGTGCCTCGGCCCGGCAATGTAAGCATTTAAGCTGACATGCTCTTGTTAACTCCCAAATAACAATAAATGGATTTTTATTATAATCACGATTAAACACGTGAAATCACACTCCTTGAAAAGAACTTATGTTTTATTTTACAGTCAATCAGCCTAGGATTATGTGATATTAATCACACGAAATCAAGTTTTGATAGAATAACAATAAATATCTACAAATATATAGTCCAAATGTATTTTTTATTACCGCTAAGTTTGATAAAATTATAATAGAATAAGTCATTATGAAAAGAAGGTGAACAATATGTTACCCCCGATATCAATAAAACAGCTTTTACATAATGTTCCAATATTCCGGGAATTAACAGATGAAGAATTACAATCAATCATTGATATTTCCCAAACCCGAATTTATGATTCAAAAATACATGTTTTTATGCAAGGGGACATACAGGACCGCGTTTTTTTTATCCATCATGGCAAGGTGAAAATTTACAAAACTGATTTTAATGGACGGGAACAAATTGTATCTGTTTTAAAAGATGGGGATATGTTTCCACATGTCGGCTTTTTTAAAAAAGGGGAGTATCCAGCCCATGCCGAAATTATTGAACCTACAACATTAATCGTAATCCCGATTTCAAATTTTGAAGAAATACTTATTAAATACCCGGAAGTAAGTATAAAAGTGTTTAGAGTACTGGGTGAAAAGATTATTGATTTACAAAACCGTTTAGAGGAACAAATATTATCAAATACGTACGAACAAATCATTAAATTATTACTACGCTTAGCTAAATCACACGGACAAAAAGTGAGCGATATGACAAATAAATTTCT
Above is a genomic segment from Bacillus sp. (in: firmicutes) containing:
- a CDS encoding Crp/Fnr family transcriptional regulator, with protein sequence MLPPISIKQLLHNVPIFRELTDEELQSIIDISQTRIYDSKIHVFMQGDIQDRVFFIHHGKVKIYKTDFNGREQIVSVLKDGDMFPHVGFFKKGEYPAHAEIIEPTTLIVIPISNFEEILIKYPEVSIKVFRVLGEKIIDLQNRLEEQILSNTYEQIIKLLLRLAKSHGQKVSDMTNKFLITTHFTNRELANMIGSSRETVSRTLNQLKKKKLVDTDENGYYFVDIEQLQNELF
- a CDS encoding radical SAM/SPASM domain-containing protein; this translates as MFNRDYNKNPFIVIWELTRACQLKCLHCRAEAQYHRDPRELSFEEGKKLIDQIYEMDNPMLVFTGGDPLMREDVYDIADYAIKKGVRVSMTPSATPNVTKEAIEKAKEVGLARWAFSIDGPTAEIHDHFRGVSGSFDLTMKAIKYLHELEIPIQINTVISRYNVDVLDDMAKLVEDLDCVLWSVFFLVPTGRGQESDMISPVQHEQVFTWLYNLSKRVKFDIKTTAAQHYRRVVIQNKMREKMTNNDDINYEDALMKGATGTIDGLGRAPKGVNDGNGFVFISHVGDVYPSGLLPVKAGNVRETPLAEIYRESPVFTSLRNPDMYKGKCGVCEFRFVCGGSRSRAYAMTGDYLESEPFCVYIPKALRNKKEESISK
- a CDS encoding Crp/Fnr family transcriptional regulator — protein: MPKQSIKNNFMPESIKELLHSIDHITRTQKGTFLFQEGMAANELYIVRSGRVQISKISQDGKELTLRICTMGDIVGELTLFTNEAKYLLNAKILESGEVGVIKKEHLEQQLLEKPALAFEFMKWMSDHFRRTQTKFRDLVLHGKKGALYSTLIRMTNSYGVKRDDGSILINIPLTNQELANFCGTSREGINRMLSDLRKDNIITINKGKITVHDLAFLKSEINCEDCPPELCNID